TAAGAACATTTCATTCACTGTTTGGGATGTCGGTGGACAAGACAGAATTAGATCTTTATGGAGACACTACTACAGAAACACTGAGGGTGTTATTTTCGTTATCGATTCCAACGATAGATCGCGTATTGGCGAAGCTAGAGAAGTCATGCAAAGAATGTTGAACGAAGATGAACTGAGAAATGCCGTCTGGTTGGTTTTCGCCAACAAGCAAGATTTGCCAGAAGCTATGTCAGCCGCTGAAATCACCGAAAAATTAGGTTTACACTCCATCAGAAACCGTCCATGGTTCATCCAGTCCACCTGTGCTACTTCGGGTGAGGGGTTGTACGAAGGTCTGGAATGGTTGAGCAACAACTTGAAGAACCAATCCTGATCTAAATCTGTATAGTAAATTAAGTCATGCGGACCGCGTATGTTTTGTTTCTAgattgtttttatttttataattGTTAAAGATATTAACCAATGTATAGTTGTATAAGATAggataatgaaaatgcacTGAACATATCTACTAAGAGTTTATTACCGCAGAAGAGCATTCGATACTCGTAATGACATGATGAAATTTAGCGGATGTTAGATAGTGACtacagaaaagaaagcctGTTTTGAACCCGTACATCTGTAGCATTTTCAGCATGTTTGGATTCTTTTGAACGCACAAAGACAGACTCAAACCCAGCATATTGTGGATTTTTCACGAGCTCCCAACACCCAAACATTTAcagctttcttttgcttttttcacGTAAGATTGTGAAATTCTCTTGAAGATGAGGGTAAATAGCAGCTACAGTATCTTACGAGATAGGCatatattgaaaaactatTCACGTCTCTTTTATGAAGATTTGCTTAGTATAGTGAGAACACATAGTAACCAAAACGACTAAAAATGGTATGTAAAGATGAACATATGAAAGTACAACATAATATATCGTGTTTTTCGACTGATGCGTATCTTCTACCTTCACCAGAAAAGTTATCATGAAAACGAAAGAAACCTACAAGGTGATCATGCTATGCCTTGCGCGGAAATGCCTACTAGATATCATGACCTTGTTTACCAAATGTCCTCTAGGTTAATGCAGAATATTAGAGACTAGGAGGAATTGGCGCAGTACACCATTCATTAGGGACTACTGA
This is a stretch of genomic DNA from Saccharomyces kudriavzevii IFO 1802 strain IFO1802 genome assembly, chromosome: 4. It encodes these proteins:
- the ARF2 gene encoding Arf family GTPase ARF2 (similar to Saccharomyces cerevisiae ARF2 (YDL137W) and ARF1 (YDL192W); ancestral locus Anc_7.307) is translated as MGLFASKLFSNLFGNKEMRILMVGLDGAGKTTVLYKLKLGEVITTIPTIGFNVETVQYKNISFTVWDVGGQDRIRSLWRHYYRNTEGVIFVIDSNDRSRIGEAREVMQRMLNEDELRNAVWLVFANKQDLPEAMSAAEITEKLGLHSIRNRPWFIQSTCATSGEGLYEGLEWLSNNLKNQS